The following are encoded together in the Mugil cephalus isolate CIBA_MC_2020 chromosome 18, CIBA_Mcephalus_1.1, whole genome shotgun sequence genome:
- the LOC124995605 gene encoding glycine--tRNA ligase-like, with protein MLLLLRSAASVLLRTSTEISTLCPVSTVRVVRKSLQKRSFSTSLRLCRNKNQKKKSLWLQFAEGQTMDGNIEEILAPLRLAVKEQGDLVRQMKQDGAPDVDVTKAVAELKARKRALEAKELSLQPKDDIVDRTKMEDTLKRRFFYDQAFAIYGGVSGLYDFGPVGCALKNNILQAWRQHFIQEEQILEIDCTMLTPEPVLKTSGHVDKFADYMVKDVKNGECFRADHLLKAHLQKLMSDKKCTAEKKAEMEEVITQMDNYTQQELTDFFVKYSVKSPTTGNDLSPPMSFNLMFQTSIGPGGNMPGYLRPETAQGIFLNFKRLLEFNQGKLPFAAAQIGNSFRNEISPRSGLIRVREFTMAEIEHFVDPQEKVHPKFPNVADLAITLYSSKAQTSGQSAQIMRLGDAVEQGVINNSVLGYFIGRIYLYLTKVGIAKDKLRFRQHMDNEMAHYACDCWDAETKTSYGWIEIVGCADRSCYDLKCHARATKVPLVAEKPLKEPKTVSVVQFEPNKGAIGKAYKKDAKIAMEYLSVCDECFITEQEKLLNETGEFTIETEGKTFKLTKDMVSVKRFQKTLHVEEVVPNVIEPSFGIGRIMYTIFEHTFQVREGDEQRTFFSFPATVAPYKCSVLPLSQNQEFVPFVRELSEAMTRNGVSHKVDDSSGSIGRRYARTDEIGVAFGITIDFDTVNKTPHTATLRDRDSMRQIRAEVSELPDIVRDLSNGTLTWAEVESKYPIFEGQETSKKDTVEE; from the exons atgcttcttcttctccgcaGCGCAGCATCAGTACTGCTGAGGACCAGCACTGAGATTTCCACCCTCTGTCCGGTGTCCACGGTCCGAGTTGTTCGGAAGTCGCTCCAGAAGAGGTCGTTTTCGACGTCGCTCCGTTTGTGTAGGAAtaagaaccagaagaagaagagcctgTGGCTGCAGTTTGCGGAAGGACAAACTATGGACGGAAACATTGAAGAGATTCTCGCCCCTCTGAGGCTTGCTGTCAAAGAACAG GGGGATCTGGTGCGACAGATGAAACAAGACGGAGCCCCAGATGTGGATGTGACTAAAGCTGTGGCCGAACTGAAAGCAAGGAAGAGAGCTCTGGAGGCCAAG GAACTGTCACTACAACCCAAAGATGACATCGTTGACAGAACCAAGATGGAGGATACTCTCAAGAGGCGGTTCTTCTACGACCAGGCTTTCGCCATCTACGGAG GTGTGAGCGGTCTCTATGACTTCGGCCCTGTGGGCTGCGCCTTGAAGAACAACATCCTGCAGGCCTGGAGGCAGCACTTCATCCAGGAGGAGCAGATCCTGGAGATCGACTGCACCATGCTGACCCCCGAGCCCGTCCTCAA GACCTCGGGGCATGTGGATAAATTTGCTGACTACATGGTGAAAGATGTCAAGAACGGTGAATGCTTCAGGGCTGACCACCTCCTTAAGG CTCATCTCCAGAAGCTGATGTCGGATAAGAAGTGCACAGCAGAGAAGAAGGCTGAGATGGAGGAGGTCATCACTCAG atgGACAACTACACCCAGCAGGAACTGACCGACTTCTTTGTGAAATACAGCGTCAAGTCACCCACTACAGGAAATGATCTCTCACCTCCCATGTCCTTCAACCTGATGTTCCAGACGTCCATTGGCCCCGGGGGCAACATGCCAGG CTACCTGAGGCCTGAAACTGCTCAGGGAATCTTTCTCAACTTCAAGCGTCTTCTGGAGTTCAACCAGGGTAAACTGCCCTTTGCTGCTGCTCAGATAGGAAACTCCTTCAGGAATGAAATCTCTCCTCGCTCTGGACTCATTCGTGTTCG AGAGTTCACCATGGCTGAGATTGAGCACTTTGTGGACCCTCAGGAAAAGGTCCACCCTAAATTCCCCAATGTAGCTGACCTTGCCATCACATTATACTCCTCTAAGGCCCAGACTAGTGGCCAGTCTGCACAGATCATGCGTCTAGGAGACGCCGTGGAGCAG GGAGTGATCAATAACTCTGTCCTGGGATATTTCATCGGGAGGATCTACCTCTATCTTACTAAAGTTGGAATTGCCAAAGACAAGCTGCGTTTCCGTCAGCACATGGACAACGAGATGGCTCACTACGCCTGTGACTGCTGGGACGCTGAAACCAAAACCTCCTAC gGCTGGATCGAGATAGTGGGCTGCGCCGACCGGTCTTGTTATGATTTGAAATGCCACGCGCGAGCCACCAAGGTCCCTCTGGTTGCTGAGAAGCCTCTAAAAGAACCC AAAACTGTAAGCGTCGTCCAGTTTGAGCCGAACAAAGGAGCCATCGGGAAGGCGTATAAGAAGGATGCTAAGATAGCCATGGAGTATCTTTCCGTGTGTGACGAATGCTTCATCACAGAGCAGGAGAAGCTGCTTAATGAGACCGG AGAGTTCACCATCGAGACAGAAGGCAAGACGTTCAAACTCACAAAGGACATGGTCAGTGTGAAGAGATTCCAGAAGACTCTGCACG TGGAGGAGGTTGTTCCCAACGTAATCGAGCCCTCCTTTGGCATCGGGAGGATCATGTACACCATCTTTGAGCACACATTCCAAGTCAGAGAAGGTGACGAACAAAGAACG TTCTTCAGCTTCCCTGCTACCGTTGCTCCATACAAATGCTCCGTCCTGCCCCTGAGCCAGAATCAAGAATTCGTGCCCTTCGTGAGGGAATTAT CTGAGGCCATGACCAGGAACGGCGTGTCCCACAAAGTGGACGACTCTTCGGGCTCCATCGGGAGGCGCTACGCCAGGACGGATGAGATCGGAGTGGCGTTCGGCATCACCATCGACTTCGACACAGTGAACAAGACCCCGCACACGGCCACTCTGAGGGACCGAGACTCCATGAGGCAAATCAGGGCCGAG GTCAGCGAGCTGCCTGATATCGTCCGGGACCTGTCCAACGGCACATTGACCTGGGCGGAGGTTGAGAGCAAGTACCCCATCTTTGAAGGACAGGAGACCAGCAAGAAGGACACGGTGGAAGAGTAG
- the LOC124995606 gene encoding glycine--tRNA ligase, with the protein MEEVLAPLRQAVKEQGDLVHQLKEKGTSEQEVNRAVAELKARKKTLEAKELALQPKDETVDRAKMEDTLKRRFFYDQAFAIYGGVSGLYDFGPVGCALKNNILQVWRQHFIQEEQILEIDCTMLTPEPVLKTSGHVDKFADYMVKDAKTGECYRADHLLKAHLKKLMSDEKCSAENVTEMEDVITQMDNYTQQELAGLFVKYNVKSPSTGNDLTPPTSFNLMFQTSIGPGGNMPGYLRPETAQGMFLNFKRLLEFNQGKLPFGAAQIGNSFRNEISPRSGLIRVREFTMAEIEHFVDPSDKVHPKFSNVADLEIMLFSSKAQTSGQSAQIMRLGDAVEQGVINNSVLGYFIGRIYLYLVKVGLSKDKVRFRQHMDNEMAHYACDCWDAESKTSYGWIEIVGCADRSCYDLSCHSRATKVPLVAEKPLKEPKTVNVVQFEPNKGALGVAFKKDAKLVLEYLAVCDECYISDQEKLLSEKGEFSFETEGKTFTLTKDMVSVKRFQKTLHVEEIVPNVIEPSFGIGRIMYSIFEHSFCIRQGDEQRTYFSFPATVAPYKCSILPLSHNQEFVPFVQQLSEAMTRNGVSHKVDDSSGSIGRRYARSDEIGVAFGITVDFDTAKKTPHTATLRDRDSMRQIRAEVAELPDIVRDLANGVLVWADVESKYPIFEGQESSKKE; encoded by the exons ATGGAAGAAGTACTCGCTCCTTTGAGGCAGGCCGTGAAGGAACAG GGTGACTTAGTGCATCAGCTGAAGGAGAAAGGCACCTCAGAGCAGGAGGTGAACAGAGCGGTCGCAGAACTGAAGGCCCGGAAGAAGACCCTCGAAGCAAAG GAGCTGGCTTTGCAGCCTAAAGATGAGACAGTGGACAGAGCGAAGATGGAGGACACGTTAAAGAGGAGGTTCTTCTACGATCAGGCTTTCGCCATATATGGAG GTGTGAGCGGTCTCTATGACTTCGGCCCAGTCGGCTGCGCCCTGAAGAACAACATCCTGCAGGTGTGGAGGCAGCACTTCATCCAGGAGGAGCAGATCCTGGAGATCGACTGCACCATGCTGACCCCCGAGCCCGTCCTCAA GACGTCTGGACACGTGGATAAATTCGCCGACTACATGGTGAAAGATGCCAAGACTGGAGAATGCTACAGAGCAGATCATCTTCTCAAAG ctCACTTAAAAAAGCTCATGTCTGATGAGAAATGCTCAGCCGAAAACGTGACTGAAATGGAGGACGTAATCACCCAG ATGGACAACTACACTCAGCAGGAGCTGGCTGGTCTGTTTGTGAAATACAACGTCAAGTCTCCCTCCACAGGAAACGACCTCACACCTCCCACCTCCTTCAACCTGATGTTCCAAACATCTATTGGGCCAGGAGGGAACATGCCCGG CTACCTGAGGCCTGAAACAGCTCAGGGGATGTTCCTCAACTTCAAACGCCTGCTGGAGTTCAACCAGGGCAAACTTCCCTTCGGTGCCGCTCAGATCGGAAACTCCTTCAGGAATGAAATCTCCCCACGATCTGGGCTCATTCGCGTTAG GGAGTTCACCATGGCTGAGATCGAGCACTTCGTGGACCCAAGCGACAAGGTCCACCCTAAATTCTCCAACGTGGCCGACCTGGAGATCATGCTGTTCTCCTCTAAGGCTCAGACCAGCGGCCAGTCGGCACAGATCATGAGGCTGGGGGACGCTGTGGAGCAG GGAGTGATCAACAACTCTGTGCTGGGCTACTTCATTGGAAGAATCTACCTGTATCTGGTTAAAGTGGGACTGTCCAAAGATAAAGTGCGCTTCCGTCAGCACATGGACAACGAGATGGCTCATTACGCGTGCGACTGCTGGGACGCCGAGTCCAAAACCTCCTAC GGATGGATTGAGATCGTGGGCTGTGCTGACCGCTCCTGTTACGACCTGTCATGCCACTCCAGAGCCACCAAAGTGCCTTTAGTGGCGGAAAAGCCCCTGAAAGAACCC AAAACAGTGAATGTTGTCCAGTTTGAGCCCAACAAAGGAGCCCTTGGTGTGGCCTTCAAGAAAGATGCCAAGCTGGTCCTGGAGTACCTGGCTGTGTGTGATGAATGCTACATCAGCGATCAGGAGAAGCTTCTTTCAGAAAAAGG ggagtTCAGCTTTGAGACCGAAGGCAAAACCTTCACGCTGACCAAAGACATGGTCAGTGTCAAGAGGTTCCAGAAAACCCTGCACG TGGAGGAGATTGTTCCCAACGTAATCGAGCCCTCCTTCGGCATCGGTCGAATCATGTACTCTATCTTCGAGCACTCATTCTGCATCCGGCAGGGGGACGAACAGAGGACG TATTTCAGCTTCCCTGCCACTGTGGCTCCGTATAAATGCTCCATCCTGCCTTTGAGTCACAACCAGGAGTTTGTGCCGTTTGTTCAGCAGTTAT ccgAGGCTATGACCAGAAATGGCGTGTCCCACAAGGTGGACGACTCATCCGGGTCCATCGGGAGGCGCTACGCGAGGTCGGACGAGATCGGAGTGGCGTTCGGCATCACCGTCGACTTTGACACGGCCAAGAAGACGCCTCACACGGCCACTCTGAGGGACCGAGACTCGATGAGGCAGATCAGAGCAGAG GTCGCAGAGTTGCCTGATATTGTTCGAGATCTGGCGAATGGCGTCTTGGTGTGGGCTGATGTGGAGAGCAAGTACCCGATCTTTGAAGGACAGGAGAGCAGCAAGAAGGAGTAG